One genomic region from Buteo buteo chromosome 12, bButBut1.hap1.1, whole genome shotgun sequence encodes:
- the ADAT3 gene encoding putative inactive tRNA-specific adenosine deaminase-like protein 3, giving the protein MEPQQKPPEEEEEEEEEEEEEEEEGVPPPGEDPPPWGVPWEGEGGPLPVLGGVAAPLLLRGETERLVREVGRARPLHRLPHLKRVRGGPGGAALLLCLDSQLGPGRGAAEDVTDDVTEATAGCGSGYGTGDTDTGAATDVTETSAGRLTGNTDTSDVTEATAGPGSGCATGDTDTGTDTDITRATAGSKSGCATGDTNTGNVTASPGPDPVTRDTNTGDVTASPGSGCVTGNANTGDVTDVATSLGPDPVTGNADAAPLPPLRVLLGPGVSPRGLGPPFRVKVPGRTPAQGPETVAATAAALWPWVRRGGAAAVAPSPPPLDAAEATAAAGAMRAALAAARRGARRGMVPAGAAAVEPATGRVLATAHDGRRGEHPLAHAAIACLAAVARRRRRGGDGGYLCAGCDVYLTREPCALCAMALVHARVRRVLFGVPAPQGALGTRYGLHGRRALNHRYRVYGGVAARRCARLARLDRAAVTAAGAQ; this is encoded by the exons ATGGAGCCCCAGCAGAAGCCgcctgaagaggaagaagaagaggaagaggaagaggaggaggaggaagaagagggggtgcccccccccggcgAGGACCCCCCGCCCTGGGGGGTGCCCTGGGAGGGCGAGGGGGGGCCGCTgccggtgctggggggggtggcggcCCCCCTGCTGCTGCGGGGGGAGACGGAGCGGCTGGTGCGGGAGGTGGGGAGGGCCCGGCCCCTCCATCGCCTCCCCCACCTCAAGAGGGtgcggggggggcccgggggggccgctctgctcctctgcctcGACAGCCAGCTGGGACCCGGACGGG GAGCCGCCGAGGATGTCACCGACGATGTCACCGAGGCCACCGCCGGCTGTGGGTCCGGTTATGGGACCGGGGACACCGACACCGGCGCTGCCACCGACGTCACCGAGACCAGCGCCGGCCGCCTGACCGGGAACACCGACACCAGCGACGTCACCGAGGCCACCGCCGGCCCTGGGTCCGGTTGTGCGACCGGGGACACCGACACCGGCACTGACACCGACATCACCAGGGCCACCGCGGGCTCTAAATCCGGCTGCGCGACCGGGGACACCAACACCGGCAACGTcaccgccagccccggccccgaTCCCGTGACCAGGGACACCAACACCGGCGACGTCACCGCCAGCCCTGGATCCGGCTGCGTCACCGGGAACGCCAACACTGGCGACGTCACCGATGTCGCCACCAGCCTCGGACCCGATCCCGTGACCGGGAACGCCGACgccgccccgctgccgccgctgcgGGTGCTGCTGGGCCCCGGGGTGTCCCCGCGGGGGCTGGGCCCCCCTTTCCGCGTCAAGGTGCCGGGCCGGACGCCGGCGCAAGGCCCGGAGACGGTggcggcgacggcggcggcCCTGTGGCCGTGGGTGCGGcgaggcggcgcggcggcggtggcgCCGTCGCCGCCGCCGTTGGACGCCGCGGAGGCGACGGCGGCGGCCGGCGCCATGCGAGCGGCGttggcggcggcgcggcgcggggcgcggcgcgggATGGTgccggcgggcgcggcggcggtggAACCGGCCACCGGCCGCGTGCTGGCGACGGCCCACGACGGCCGCCGCGGCGAGCACCCGCTGGCCCACGCCGCCATCGCCTGCCTGGCGGCCgtggcgcggcggcggcggcggggcggcgatGGCGGGTACCTGTGCGCCGGTTGCGACGTCTACCTGACGCGGGAGCCGTGCGCCCTCTGCGCCATGGCGCTGGTGCACGCGCGGGTGCGGCGCGTGCTTTTCGGGGTGCCGGCGCCGCAGGGGGCCCTGGGCACCCGCTACGGCCTCCACGGCCGCCGGGCGCTCAACCACCGCTACCGCGTCTACGGCGGCGTCGCCGCCCGCCGCTGCGCCCGCCTGGCGCGGCTCGACCGCGCCGCCGTCACCGCCGCCGGCGCGCAATAA